The region GGGGTTTATTCTTTGTTCTCTGTATCCACATGCAATTGTTGCAGtccaagtatttttattatgctACTTCTTTTAGTGGTTATTGGAAGTGTTTAGGAGTATTTGAAGTCCAGAACGGTTTGTTTTCTGTAGGTAGTACTGCTGTGTAATAAtgagttttccttcctttccctagAAGATAGATGCTTTGGGGGTTGTGCTTGTGACAGTCTGCTGTCTGgctgatttatctttttttagaagttgcattttaaaagaagtatcTTTTAACCATTTAATAACAGTCAAAGAACATTTCTGGAGGCTGCATGGAAAAGTGAGCCTGTGTTGGAATTAGTTACTCAGTTGAAACATAATAAAACATCCCTCTTAGGTGTTATTTGTTGATGTCATGACGTTCAAGTGGAGTGAGAATTCATCAGACTATCTGCTTACTCATCAAGATAAAATTAATGAGCAATGAAAGTTCATTTCTGTTTAATTGATGGGAATTTCTGAACTACCTTCTATTTTCtttgaatataaaaatatgaagaatgGCAGAAAAGTATTGTGCTCTTAAATTCATTGTTTGTTTCAGCAGCTTATTGCTCTTGTGTAATTTATCTGTATGGCCTAGCCTTCAGGTGTCACAGGAGAATTTCTCCTGTATTTCCTTTGTGTGCACACACTTCAGAGTGTTTCTTCTGGGCTGTGTCCCCACTAATTGGGAGAAACACAGTGAAAGTGAAGCGCTCGGACGCTTTGCAGTAACTTGTGCCTGTGGGGTCAACAGATTTGAAGACACCTGCTCAGAGGAGCAGACCAAGCTACTGAAAGTTTCATGTACAGATTTTTGTATTGCTGGTTACAAATCTAACAAAATAATCTGACCTGAACTTCAAGTAATAGTTTAACTCATAGTTTAGGCAAACTGTGTAAGTTTTCAGTGCCTGATAGGTCTAAGGAGCTGATGCCAGTGCTGTCAGACTGTCACGGATAATTATTGCTGTTTGGTGGGATACAATtgcatttattctttttgaAGAGTAGAGCATTGATGGACTGAAGGTTTTTCAACTGGTTGTTGAAATTTATCCCAATGTACTGGAAATAATTGttgaaaaatttaaaatctgGTACCTTTCAGTTCCCTTCAGGTGGGGCTGCCTTGACCCCTGTGTTGAGTTGAAAACAATTCAGTGGATCAGGAATAGTTTAATataaacaaagataaaaatgtaatttcattcTTCTGTTACATATTAGTGAATGAAAGAATAATGAAGACAACCATGTTACTAGTTTGTTAATCTTTAAAACAGATGTTTGGAGACTGTGGGGCTAGAAAATAAAGTGTCCATAATTCCTGTTGTAGCTGTACTCTAAGCCTCAGGGAATTGTTTCCACAATGGAAATAAGGACATTCTCTGTCTCAGCATTCCTTTCATCTTATTCTGCAGATGAGATGTGAAATCTCTGCTTGTCGTACTGCTCAGTATGTTGAGTAGGGATAATGTTTCTCTTTGAGACCTATTTAGAGATGCTGCAGTCTATTTCATACCGAGTACTTTTTCAAAGCACTGTGTAAGCCAGAGCCTGGCAGGAAAAACATGCAAAACTTTTCAGCATTATAGTTAGGTGACATCCTGATTCACCTGTGGATTCTTTAATTGGTGTTTCCTCATAATTGCATTTTCTGTAACGCTGCTCGTGGCTTGAGCTTGCTTTAATGCAGTCAGGGATGAAAGTTTCTGTAACATTGCGGTTCAGCGTCACTTCAGTTCTGCTGGTGTACAGTAACGAATACTTCCTCAGCTCCACTAGCTCAGTCTTCTTGCTGTCTGGCTTATGGAGAACGCTGTGCTGAAAGTGGCATTAAGCGTCTGTGTAGCGTTAGGACAAAGCTAGAAGGTCCCAGCAGTAAGTTTGCAATCTCCTGTGTGGTCCATTATAGGCTAACGAGGTGTTTGGGGGAAGCATTGCAATGGTGTTGTCTTGCAGATAAACACACAGctaatggaaaaggaaaaccttTAAAAGTAACGCGGTGAGCGGTTTGTCCTACTTGACGACCTGTGCTGTGGTGTTTACACtaaaattcttcctttctaGGCAAGACGTTACACAAATAGAAACTTGGTCACCTAGCTCACACTTAACACGTTTGTCATACCAGCTGCCATAAGCTTTCTGATTACGCAGATAAGCGAAGTGTATAGTCTGTCTTCAGTCTTTGCCAATGATTGTTTGCTTGAAGAAGCCTTTAGATTGTATGGTTATGGAAGACTATTTTACTAATTTTCCATGTTAAATGTACTTAATTAAATAAACTCGAGTGCTTCATAATGTAGCTACTATTCCATCAGAGATGGATTTTAAACAAGAGTCGTCAATTCCTTGAGGTATCTGGTACTTTCGGAGGACGTATTAGTGATGAGACCTAAGGagcaatttgatttttttttttcttctcttacttTTTCCAGTTTGGATATGTTTTGGGAAACTTAgtctttttccatttaaaaagaaaaattatttggtttattgTTTATGTTCAGCATTTTGATTGTTGATTTCACGTCACTTGCTGATAAAAGCTACTGCTATTTCTTGATCACTTTACCTAAATTTTTGCTTGCAAGGGTTTTCATGCAAATCTCTGGTCCATGTTAATGCTTATCGATGGTTCACATTTTTATCACTGGCTACTGGGACAATATGATTTTCCAGGTTTTAAGCTGTATTTTAAGGACATCTTCCTTTAAGATGCTAACGTACATTTTTCTTTGTCCCttatattctgtttttcttctaaaaatctAGTAAGGTTGATTTTGGTCTTTGTGGTTTTTAGGTTCTCTTTTATCCCAAATGCACAGTAAAACTTCAAATATATATGCGTGATTTCAGATTTACGTAACACCACATCTAAGCCACTTCCACATTCTATGTTTTAGCTTCTTTTTACATTGAGTCCTACTTGCAATTATATTTTGCCAGTcttgtttattattttcctcACACAGACTTGGCCCCCTTGCTTCTGGCTCACTTAGTCTATTGTTTGAGGTAATGTAGAGAGCAGTGTTAGCCTTTGTTGTACACATCCTCTTTTCAGTTGTTCTTTCACAACCTTTACATCACTTAATTCTTTTATTACTTTAGTTTAACCTAGCTTTTGGAAAATGGTGATTCCCTGTATGTTTCAAGCAGATGCAATACAGAATAGATCCGTGATATCTCAGCCTCTTCCTCTGCCAAGCCttattttaaacagcaaaacatCTTGATCCCTTTTCCTTCTAGTCCTGATCAAAGGAGAATTTTTAGCTTTCTCTCTGAAGCCGAGTCTCCCTGTTAACAATTTATGTAACACAGCATTTTGTTAGTCTTCTTTTTGTGGTACTTTGTACTGCTCATGGATTTCTAAAATGCAAATTTGGGGCTTGTTGCTGCTCGTCTCTCCACTCATCTGAATTTACAATATCGTGTTCTTAGGTGCTTTTGAAAACATGGAATGTTTCCTCTTGATTTCTAACCCCTACCCCTCCTTCTCAGACTGTGTTGCGTATTgagcttgttttttttcagacatagCATGTAAGGACTTCTGAAGAAAGCTCGTAAGATACCTCCTTGGAAGACTTTAGATAAAGTTATGTTGAGAACATTgtgatgattttaaaaatcaatgcagTAATGGGGTATGGGTTGGGGGACAGCTGAAGAATATCTAGGGTATCTCAGGGGATTCAGAGTATGGGTGATATCCGTGATAAAACGTCGTCTGGTCAGGGAGGAGTTGAACAactttttgtgttttccttagTTCAAGCTGACATGAGAAGTTGGAAACACCCAACCATCAGATGCCAGGGAAACAGGGTAAGCTGGCAGTGGGCTTGAGGGGAGGGATAGGGCACCAACCAAACTGTGTATTAAACAGTGAAGACCGTCCAAGGCAGGTGTGTTTTAAAGATGGTTACAATCTCTTTTTTTCGTGTACTGTTACGCTAGTTCATAGTGCTGTAAAAATGAGAGGAACTACAAGGAAACCATGAGGTGTCAGTTTTGCAGATCGCTGTGGTAGAGCAGATCCTCACATCTCATTAATGTTAATCTGTAGGTCCACGTCACTTGTAGCAGGAGACATAGATCTGcaaggaattttattttaatgaagggGCCATATAGCATCTGGATTTCACTGGATGCTGAGCTCTTGGAGAAGTACTAGTTTTGAGCACAAAAGGAAAATCCATTTTCTAAGAAAGCTGTGCAGTCTTGGTGTTGCTTTTATCTTACGCTGAAACAACCTTTTAAACATATagcatttttacttttcagatCTTAAATATTCTAATAATTGTAGAATAAAAAATAGCTCTTATGAATTTATTCTTGAAGGAGGCTGTGACATTTCTTACTGGTTTTCATGTGTGCTTGGGTTTTAGCAATTCTGATTTGCTTCCAGTTTTAAAAGTGTGGAGAGTTCAGGATATGCTTTAATGATATTTAGAAAATAAGGCTGGAGTAAGAGGTGGAAAGGATTATGGTTGAGAGAATTTATAAGGAGCTTTGGAAAAATAAGGAATCTTGGTGAAAGGACTACATTTAGCTTCATCAAGTAGGGAAATCCATGGAATGATTTTATAAGTAGTACTTAACTTCTTACTGACGTTATTTAAGGGGTCAACCATTTAATAGTCACATTGGTTTAAGACTTTCCCCCCACCCAGATTTCTGTTGATGTAAAAGTAGTGACAAAGATTCACAGACTTGTGTGATACATGGGGAGAGTTCATGTATATGATGAGGGacaagataaaataaatgttttctgttaaagagGTTTTCAGATTATAATAAAATTAGCTATATACAGTCTGAGAGGTATGATATCTAAATTGCATAGTCTTGCTTGGGGATTATTGCTTAATTCAGCAAGTaatgataaatgaaaaagaaggttAGATGGGAAATTcgaagaagaaaatacaagtaGTGTTGtctcatgtattttatttcattttttcaaactAAAATGGTGCTTTTGTCATCTAGTTAGAAAATAGTTATATATTAAAGCATGGGAATGTTGTTATAGGTAGACTGATGTATTTTAGTAGCAGTTGGGAATATGTGTATCTAGCTGAGTAATCTGCCAGTTTAAGCCAAAATAACTCGCAGATTTGTATTAAttcattctcctttttttttttccactttccaaCCATACAACAGAGTAAAGCTTGTGGGGAATTCTATTTCAGTATAACGTGTTGTGATGCGTTTGAAttggttttctttgtcattAGTAAAAGTGCAAGAAGCTGTAGTGCTCTTGGGGATTGGCAACAGAGATGATAGACTGAGCTGAGTTTCATAGTCAGTCAGTGTGCACGGCCTCAGGCTGGGAGGTTAGTTATTTTCTAATCCACGTTATCTTCTACTCCAAGTTGTTGGTTGTGGGATATGTTCAAGTCTTTGACTTCAAACTTTTGTGCAGTTCAGTCACTGCTAATCATGAGATAGAAATGTGATTTGATTTTCACGTGATAATGGATAAGAAAGATGAGTTCTGGTGGAGCACCATCTAGTCTCAAAATAAGATGTCCTGACTTCTGGGTGATGAGACCAGGATGTAATGGTGATAAGCGCCCTAGCAATGcaataatagtaataacaacaacaacaacaataataatagctGCGTAGTATTATTACTGTTAAGTGGCCCATTACTATATAAAGTAGATGCCCCAAATCTTCTGATTGGGGTTTCCTTCTGTTTGGGGTCTGATGTTGGTGATCGTGGTTTGGATTTTGAGAAGCATGTTcagtggtgtgtgtgtgtgtgcatgtttctTTAAACAAGTCTGACGAAACATCTTTGCAGTTTGAGCAGGGGTGGGTGTTATGTacgaaaagaaaaaaaaacaaaagatgcTTCTGTGAGCAGCTGATGATCAGGAAGGGTGGTAGGGACTGAAGAGAGCTGACTGTTCACTGTCTGATACAACCTGACTAGATCATATTGGAAGCAATCTTAAGCTTGCAGGATTGATCTTTATTAACTGTAGAGCTTTGAGTAATCAAATGGACAGTCTGCTAGGATACTGGACTACAGTTCTCTAGTATTCAGCAGTTGAGCTGACATCTTCAAAGGAGCTTGTCAGATGTCTTCAGTATGTCTGTATTGAAAATgtatgttcttttcttcttaatggTCTATAAATACTTTATCTGGGATATTGTCAGTGTGGATGATTTTCTGTAAACGGGTGGCTTCTTTTAGGTGTAGCTATGAAATATGTTGTAACTAAAATGAAATGTTAGGTTTGTCTCATGGAGGCAAAACACACTTCTGTGTTAAAACTTGATGTCCTTAGGTCAAAAGGCACAAATTAATAAGTTATATAGAAACACTGGCATATTAAAGGCAATTTACACTGGAGTTCTgcatcacagaaaaataaattaaaagcttgttttgtgattgaaaacattttctggtgTCAGTGTAGTTTGAATGAGTTATTTTCAGTGGAGGTGAATGTGTGTGTCTGAACGTAGAAGTTGTAAGAAATGCTAATTCTTCATAAATGATGTTATAAAGGTGGAAAGCAGTGTGATAtgtgtaaagaaataaataatgttttcagcATCTGCAGTTGCATGTTTgtaataaatgggaaaaaactGCTATTTGATTTCTGACCAAAACGCAGGAAACACAGGTTatgttttttcttgtctgttgttttgttgttgttcggTTTGTTTTGTGTAAATTTTGAGAATGTTATTTGATGATGTTTTCTGACTTCTAAAGCAGATTTAGAAGAAAGTATCAATGAACACGAGTTGGATCCTTCACCTcccaaaggaaaaaggaggggtCGTAAGGGaaagccaagaaaaacaaatttaaaaggGCAATCAGAAGACACTAGATCTACATCCTCACATGGCACAGATGAAATAGAAAGCAGTTCCTATGTAAGCAGTAAATATGCTAACCTTCTTAGAAGACAGAATTGCATATTTCTTCTctgcaaatataatttttattaaaatttgcatttgtcTGAGCCTCCAGCTGGTGGCCACAGGCTTTGAAAAATTACAACCTTATTTGTAACCCAGCAGTATATTTTAgtagaatgtttttctttcagagagaCAGGTCTCCCCACAGAAGCAGCCCCAGTGATACAAAACCTAAATGTGGATTCTGTCATGCaggtgaagaagaaaatgaagctaGAGGAAAGCTTCATATATTTAATGCCAAAAAGGCTGCAGCACATTATAAGTGCATGGTGAGTAACAGTATTGTTGTTAACCAGTCCGTGATTTGAATTTTGCCTGAATTGCTATTTTAGGTTTTAGTACACTACCCTCACATGTAATTATGTGCGTGTATTGTCTGTGTGCTGATGATCTCTTTAAGCACTGAAGTGTTGCGAAGTGAgcaattcatttattttcactgcagGCAATATGGATGAAAGTTGGCTACATGCAAAGAGATGGAATTAGCTCAGGGAGACTTGTTAGCTTATTAAAAATGCTCCCTTAGGGTCTAAATGCATacataatatttaaaaagaaaaacagaaaacagttttaactGAAAGAATCCactccaaaaataaaatacttcactCTGCAGGCATTCTGTGAAGGATCCATGaccttcctttattttctgacCAGTGGGTTCAGGCTGGTGTATTGAGTAGAGCGGGTATGGGGGCTGTACAAAACCCTTTCCTTTAGATAAACACATTTATGCAACTATCAGCCTGAAAAGCATCTGCTGATTTCGATGCACTTGAGCGGATTGTGCTCTTTTTCATAGAACTCATTCTACCAGTGAGGTAGGGCTCTGAGTAACAGACTGTCGGAGTTACTGTTGCACCTTAGAATGAATGAGTAGCCCAGGCAATCTGTGGAGTATTAATTGTCTTCCTATACCTCACCTCACTCCTAGCTGGTGTGTGCCAGCAGCCTTGAGTCTTGGAGTGTTCTTTGCTACTTTGTGCACCCAAGTTTCAGGTTTAAGTCAGTTTAAACTGAATATATCAGCACAGTGATAGCAGGGGTGGTACTTACTGTGCTCCGTTGTCATCCCTCAGGCCTTGTCAGGTACGTTGGCATCAGCCGTGCCATAAAGCTGAGCTATGTGTGTTACAGGGAAGGAAATGGAATATTCCTGAAGGGTTCAGTGGTGTAATTGGTAATATTGCTCATCTATTACTTTGTATTTTCATCATGTTGTTACTTCTTGTCTGCTCCTTGTTGCTCCAAGGCAACAAATGCCATTAAAGCAGTCAGGTGGGTAGCAGAAGGAATTCTCGTCATTCTAATTACTCAGCATGGTTTTTTCCTAGTTTGTTGGTAAAGTGCATGCTGTCTGAGATCACGGAAGGGGATGGGCAATGCTCAATTATTACTCCACATAAAAAGATCTCTAATTGCATTGGtgacttgaaattattttgacttGCTTGTTTTACAGTTGTTCTCTTCTGGCACTGTCCAGCTAACAACAACTTCAAGGGCAGAGTTTGGTGATTTTGATATCAAAACTGTACTTCAAGAAatcaagagaggaaaaagaatggTACGTGTCTGCAGAATGTGATGAGCGTGTTAGTGATTCAAATCAGGTGTATACAGCTCTGCCTCCTTTCTTTTGTGAAACAATGCTTTCCTTTGTTTGCAAACACAAAATTTAAATGTCTTGTTACTTTTGGGACAAGGAGCCAGATAGGAGTCTCCTTCAGAATTAATGGCATTTAGGGTTCTTAAATAGTAAAATATTACTAGCCTCCTTGTAACCATAAGAGTGACAGCTTTGGATCCTGTGTTGCTAAAAGCACGCTGTGTAAAACTACAAATACACTTTGAGAATAAGTTTTTGCAGTTACGTGTTTCcagttatttttatgttttaatgtgaaaacATTAAGGCCTCAGAGTTGGGAATGTTAGTGAAATGTCAcgctgtattttattaaaattcagaATGCTTTTAAATCAGTAAGAATTTAAGGGtgtaagaaagcaaaaaacctAACAGTATTGTTGCTTGAAAAAACCATTTAAGGGTCTTCATATCTCAGCATACTACCTTCAGCAGCAATAAAACTTATCTTGGAAATGCAGTAATACATGCAATCATGTAGCAATTTTCAGTCAGATGAACGGTTAATTCCTAGTGTTCATATTTTAATAGGTTAGTATTATATTGCTTCTGTTTTACAGTATCTGATTAACTTTTCATTGGGAGGATCATCTGCCAGAGAAATTACCGTGTTCCAAAATGGTATCCTTAAATATGAGGAACACTAAACTGAATACTAAGAGGCAAGAGACTGAAAAGCTGACAGTgcccttctcttctttcccttgcaCAGAAATGCACACTCTGCAGCCAGCCTGGTGCTACTATCGGGTGTGAAATTAAAGCCTGCATAAAAACATACCATTACCACTGTGGAGTAGAAGACAAAGCTAAATACATTGAGAATATGTCACGAGGAATTTATAAGTAAGAACCTATGTAATTCTTGAATCTATAATGAAAGTGAGGATATTTCGTGGCACTTTTTCTGCCTAACTTGGCTAGTCAAGTATGGTATTGACGAAGAGATTATTACTTAatttaaaatggtatttttaagtAATTGACTTTGCAAAATCTTTCAGTTACGCTGCTAACTAAAATTTTTGTAGTGTTGTAAtatgagaaatgagaaaatcaaTTGACTTTTTTCTCATCAATTCATTTTTCTCAACAATTCATGGATAATTTGTCACAGTTGCTCAATATTGATGTGTTCTGTggctggttttgggtttttgggtACTGTAACTTTCCGCTTTCTGAACCGCTGGCGTTAGTGATTGGGCTGCAGTTGAGTTGCCAGTGTGATTGTGCCACCAGAGGGCATTCTCTGAGCAGCGCAGTAGCAGTTCTTGCAAAGTAGACTTGATCACAGTTGTGTGTGCTAGTCTTcaaccttgttttctttctcagtttaaCTGATGCTTTTCTGAAAACTATCATTGAGCTAAAAAGAATTAACGATTGACTTGTGGTGCATCTCAAAACTAATTGAGAGGGAAGTGTGGTTTTGACAGATGTTTTTAGCAAAAGTCTTCACTGTTCCTTTTGTTGTGCTAGACTCTATTGTAAAAACCATAGTGGAAATGATGAAAGAGatgaagaggatgaagaaagagaaagcaaaagccGTGGCAAAACAGGCAGTGACCATAATGACattcctcagcagcagctcaaTGGAAACTAGGTATGGAAGTTACTCCTGATAGATCTGTTACTGAGACCGATATGCAATATACATTTAATGTAGTTTATTGCAGTGAAGTATTTAATTCTAGTGTATGCAGATAAGTACTTTTTATTGGCATACTGTAGAAAAATGGGGaggatttgttgttttttaaatccagCTGACTTTGTAACAGTATAAGAAGGGAGACCCTCATTTTTGTCGCTGTATGTAGATGTAATGTCAGAGCTGCTAAATGCTTTTCTGTATGATTTTAAATTTACTAttgttttcatcattttttaaaCAGGTTCAAGGGACAGAGTTATAGAACTGGGAATGGCTAAGACATCATAACTACTAattcttttaaattgttttctaagATCAGAAAAGGGTCAGTAACTTTTTACTACCCAATTCTGTTAAATTTCTTTGAACTGCCTGAAACGTTCATGTGTGTGAGCCTTCAGTAAGTGGCAGAGTTTTACATGTCAATATTATGTAGTTTGTAGTctgcagtgtctggaaaaaatgaaacactatATAAATGATATGTAATATGTACAGTGTCAAAAGTTAAGGCAGACATTGAAATGAAGTAAGATCTATATTTCTGGACTGAATAAAAAACTTAAGATTTGGAATGTGTAAGTTGTTTAGTGGATTCACGCGATGAGGGAAGGTCTTAGCTAGTTTAATTAACAACATGGACAAGTTTGTGGTGGCAACAAGCTGGTACTTTgtgaattttgcattttcttcataCACAAGTTACAGAGCTATACGTGGGAAAGCCGCTCTCTGTTTTTGCTTGCAAAGCACACAGTAGAAAAGGACTCAGCGTACACCGAAGCACGCTTGAACATTTCAGGTTGTTCCTGTTGTGATTGCTCATTCCGCCCAGCATTGTTAGCGGAAGATTTACTTGAGCAGCTGTTGGTTCTGAGCTGTGAGCTTTAGAACTCATGCCAAAGGGCTGTAGTTCATTCTTTTCCCGACTACTCACCTCTCCCTGTGTCCCTGAATTACAAAGAACACTTCATTAAGTGTGATTAAAACCTTGCTATACAAATGTTTGGACTTTGCAGCCCAGTCTCTTTTACTTCAGAGAGTTACAACTCTTAACTCGCTATGGAATTTAGCCACCATATCTGACATCCATACCTCAAGTGTTCCATGTTGTGTGGAACACTTCATGTTTTGTCCAGAATATGCGTAAAGGTCCCATATTCTGTAAGAATGAGGAAACAACCTTTTTTGCTAGattggtatttattttttaattttatgaccACTATATGAGAAACTTTGCTTATCATCCTTATTGTTTTAGTgactattttttcctctttctgtcaAGTCACCATCATGTCATGGAATTCTGATTGCTAGAGTTGATGTTCTTTTAGGGAATAATCAGATCTAGGCTATACCAAACCTAACAGATCAGTCCTCTGACTGCTTTCGAAACACCTTGTCATTTCTCATTGCTACTGGCTTCTTCAATTGGTCTGTTAAAGCACATTCTCAGACTTgcttaaataaaaccaaaaagctgAATCTAGTCCACATGTTTGTCATTTGCTATCGCATCACCTTATTGTTTGTTTAGGGTTTTGACTTGTTTCACTCTGAACTCCCAACAATACTTCTGGATTTGAAGGAAGGAAACAAGCAAAATACACTGATTTGAATATAAACTGCTACAGTTCTTCTGTGATTGGTATTGCAAAAACAGTCCATTTGTAACATGAGTTTCTGTAGCattttttacttgtatttttaaaagatttaacATGTGTCATTTGTCTTCTTATGCATTCCCTTAATGTCTCAAGGGACTCAATTACTGTGTATTGGAGTTTCTAACACTTTATCTGTTAGAATTCAATcaattctgtttgctttcctggaGAATAATGCAGTTTCgggaaaaaatattgctgtgtacagaaaatattcagttaCTGCTCTAAACATGATGCCAttgatcatttttattttgtatttgtaactttcaaaattaaaagcgTGACTTGAATTGCAGTGACAGATCGATTATTGAAATTGTCTATCAAGGTGTTTTGTTTCTCCTAGAATATGAACATTTTTCAGCCACTCAGAACAGTTTTAGGATGCAAAATAACATCCTTCAATGTTTAACTTCTAGATTTGTGCCTCAG is a window of Phaenicophaeus curvirostris isolate KB17595 chromosome 13, BPBGC_Pcur_1.0, whole genome shotgun sequence DNA encoding:
- the PHF6 gene encoding PHD finger protein 6 isoform X1, producing MTSSVGQKKVSSRQRKCGFCRSNKDNECGQLLMSENQKVAAHHKCMLFSSALVSSHTDNESLGGFSIEDIQKEIKRGTKLMCSLCHCPGATIGCDVKTCHKTYHYYCALHDKAQIREKPSQGIYMILCRKHKKSTHNSEADLEESINEHELDPSPPKGKRRGRKGKPRKTNLKGQSEDTRSTSSHGTDEIESSSYRDRSPHRSSPSDTKPKCGFCHAGEEENEARGKLHIFNAKKAAAHYKCMLFSSGTVQLTTTSRAEFGDFDIKTVLQEIKRGKRMKCTLCSQPGATIGCEIKACIKTYHYHCGVEDKAKYIENMSRGIYKLYCKNHSGNDERDEEDEERESKSRGKTGSDHNDIPQQQLNGN
- the PHF6 gene encoding PHD finger protein 6 isoform X2, producing MTSSVGQKKVSSRQRKCGFCRSNKDNECGQLLMSENQKVAAHHKCMLFSSALVSSHTDNESLGGFSIEDIQKEIKRGTKLMCSLCHCPGATIGCDVKTCHKTYHYYCALHDKAQIREKPSQGIYMILCRKHKKSTHNSEDLEESINEHELDPSPPKGKRRGRKGKPRKTNLKGQSEDTRSTSSHGTDEIESSSYRDRSPHRSSPSDTKPKCGFCHAGEEENEARGKLHIFNAKKAAAHYKCMLFSSGTVQLTTTSRAEFGDFDIKTVLQEIKRGKRMKCTLCSQPGATIGCEIKACIKTYHYHCGVEDKAKYIENMSRGIYKLYCKNHSGNDERDEEDEERESKSRGKTGSDHNDIPQQQLNGN